A part of Aquibium oceanicum genomic DNA contains:
- a CDS encoding TRAP transporter large permease, which yields MSDPLSIAAGFTLVMLVLMILGVPVAIALATAGIAGLYLIGGEMLALGQLYSVSYSITANYAFAVLPTFLFMGNLAMASGMATELYTAADRWLGHLRGGLYLATISGATGFAAISGSPLVNATVFTRLSLPEMLRLGYSRSLSGACIASAGTLAALIPPSIGMVVYGILTEQSIGKLMIAGIVPGIITALGYCIMVWAMVRFNPKLAPADRPKASRAERWGALGNTWSILLLFLFIMTGIYGGYFSPSAAGAAGAFGALVIIALRRRLTMSMLGMTLMRSAETTAMLFIIVIGGMIYSRMLVLSGFVTGVVDFTEALQLSPTMLLIILGMIYVVLGCFMEGLSLQLVTIPFVYPIIVAAGIDPIFFGILVIIIIEIGAITPPVGLNLFATVGASEGMLRIEDIVRGILPFVLLNVAILITFIMFPDIVMWIPNNMRY from the coding sequence ATGTCAGATCCGCTGTCCATCGCCGCGGGATTCACGCTCGTGATGCTCGTGCTGATGATCCTTGGCGTTCCAGTCGCGATCGCGCTGGCGACGGCCGGAATTGCCGGGCTCTACCTGATCGGCGGGGAGATGCTCGCGCTGGGCCAGCTCTACAGCGTCTCCTACTCCATCACGGCCAACTACGCCTTCGCGGTGCTTCCCACATTCCTGTTCATGGGCAACCTGGCCATGGCGAGCGGCATGGCGACGGAACTCTACACGGCCGCCGACCGTTGGCTCGGCCACCTGCGCGGCGGCCTCTACCTCGCCACCATCAGCGGCGCCACGGGCTTTGCCGCCATCTCCGGCTCGCCGCTGGTGAACGCCACGGTGTTCACTCGGTTGTCGCTGCCCGAGATGCTGAGGCTCGGCTACTCGCGTTCGCTTTCGGGAGCGTGCATCGCCTCGGCGGGAACGCTGGCCGCCCTCATTCCGCCGAGCATCGGCATGGTGGTCTACGGCATCCTCACCGAGCAATCGATCGGCAAGCTGATGATCGCCGGAATCGTACCGGGCATCATCACCGCGCTCGGCTACTGCATCATGGTCTGGGCGATGGTGCGGTTCAATCCGAAGCTCGCGCCGGCGGACCGCCCGAAGGCGTCACGCGCCGAACGGTGGGGCGCGCTCGGAAACACCTGGTCGATCCTGCTCCTCTTCCTGTTCATCATGACCGGCATCTATGGCGGCTACTTCTCGCCGTCCGCTGCCGGGGCCGCCGGCGCCTTCGGCGCGCTGGTGATCATCGCCCTCCGCCGCCGCCTCACCATGAGCATGCTGGGCATGACGCTCATGCGCTCGGCCGAAACAACGGCGATGCTCTTCATCATCGTGATCGGCGGCATGATCTATTCGCGCATGCTGGTGTTGAGCGGCTTCGTCACCGGCGTCGTCGACTTTACCGAGGCGCTGCAGCTGTCGCCAACGATGCTGCTCATCATCCTGGGCATGATCTACGTCGTTCTGGGCTGCTTCATGGAAGGCCTGTCGCTGCAGCTCGTGACCATCCCCTTCGTCTATCCGATCATCGTGGCAGCCGGTATCGACCCGATCTTCTTCGGTATCCTGGTCATCATCATCATCGAGATCGGCGCGATCACGCCGCCGGTGGGCCTCAACCTCTTCGCCACCGTCGGGGCGTCCGAGGGCATGCTCCGGATCGAGGACATCGTGCGCGGCATCCTGCCGTTCGTGCTGCTCAACGTGGCGATCCTGATCACCTTCATCATGTTCCCGGACATCGTGATGTGGATCCCCAACAACATGCGCTACTAG
- the dctP gene encoding TRAP transporter substrate-binding protein DctP, protein MLTKLTMILAGTVVWTAAAQAQDYPETNIRFGHSVSQTSTSSLADDWAAKEIAKRSDGKVTFQMFWAGAAGSPAELFDLISTGALDAGALTPSWYAANLPFFAPLSSAPFSYPNSSAAIQIGNALLADIPALKEEADENKLHVMRFAQFNEYHMLCTQPLRTIEDFKGRKIRSQGDYFPIVLNTLGATPVTVLPGEFYESMQRGTIDCIILPYDFLVSNRLYEVAKYASEITFGPIVAHMSVMNLDKWNSLDPSVQKLITDVQKEAEAFDEEVTSAANDKSLATLKENGVEVLPFPEQDKLEEMMPDMLDVWSKMMADKGMGDEASSVVAKWKELR, encoded by the coding sequence ATGCTGACGAAACTGACAATGATACTCGCGGGAACCGTCGTGTGGACGGCGGCCGCCCAGGCACAGGACTATCCGGAGACCAACATCCGGTTCGGGCATTCCGTTTCGCAGACATCGACCAGTTCGCTGGCCGATGACTGGGCCGCGAAGGAAATCGCCAAGCGCTCAGACGGCAAGGTGACATTCCAGATGTTCTGGGCCGGCGCGGCGGGATCGCCCGCCGAGCTGTTCGACCTGATCTCGACCGGCGCCCTCGATGCCGGCGCGCTGACGCCGAGCTGGTACGCGGCCAACCTGCCCTTCTTCGCACCGCTGAGCTCGGCGCCGTTCTCCTATCCGAACTCGTCCGCGGCGATTCAGATCGGCAACGCCCTGCTCGCCGACATTCCGGCGCTGAAGGAAGAAGCCGACGAGAACAAGCTCCACGTCATGCGGTTCGCGCAGTTCAACGAATACCACATGCTGTGCACGCAGCCCCTGCGTACCATCGAGGATTTCAAGGGCCGCAAGATCCGCAGCCAGGGAGACTACTTCCCCATCGTGCTCAACACGCTGGGCGCAACGCCCGTGACCGTGCTTCCGGGCGAGTTCTACGAGTCCATGCAGCGCGGCACGATCGACTGCATCATCCTGCCCTACGACTTCCTGGTGTCGAACCGCCTGTATGAGGTCGCCAAGTACGCCTCCGAGATCACCTTCGGACCCATCGTGGCGCATATGAGCGTCATGAACCTCGACAAGTGGAACAGCCTAGACCCGTCGGTGCAGAAGCTCATCACCGACGTTCAGAAGGAAGCCGAGGCCTTTGACGAAGAAGTGACATCCGCAGCCAACGACAAGTCGCTCGCCACGCTGAAGGAAAACGGCGTGGAGGTGCTTCCCTTCCCCGAGCAGGACAAGCTCGAGGAGATGATGCCCGACATGCTCGACGTCTGGTCGAAGATGATGGCCGACAAGGGCATGGGCGACGAGGCCTCCTCGGTCGTGGCGAAGTGGAAAGAGCTTCGTTGA